A section of the Aythya fuligula isolate bAytFul2 chromosome 9, bAytFul2.pri, whole genome shotgun sequence genome encodes:
- the LRRIQ4 gene encoding leucine-rich repeat and IQ domain-containing protein 4 — translation MVESQESVDASTRDIHYPKDEPVCSEDDLVQTAQEITENEAPDNEAPENEALENKALENKALLPPYITDRIFFIDLSNKQLQTISSEVFSLECLEELHVEKNLIVSIPKAINRLRNMKVLYLNQNHIQDICEELGELKHLLSLDLSNNPLSYSSLLVISNLQSLRKLRLYKTNLREIPVQICNYLHHVELLGLSDNKLQSLPKEIANLTKLKEIYLKKNRFKIFPVEVCQIANLEIIDLEENLIRLIPREVGLLTNLVKLFLAFNKLSSIPPTLQHCQKLAVLDLSCNLLRKLPQGLKKLTEMIDLKLSGNSLKKFPYQTRFWTSLSRVYLRNTGLHKVPISFTRLTSVRVLDLSENCFDEIPKGICTMKSLEVLALDDNQIQEIPVEIQELTNLKCLSLSENQFSTFPMEIFLLESLERLYLGQNKGIKFTSLPGDIIKLQNLKELYMENNYLEYLPPEVGSLTHLKILDCHNNLLKELPESVCQIQGLQKLLLQDNQLSQLPEDLASLQQLEVVLVNGNPMRDPPIEVCCQGTSAILEYLQEKKHKKAMALKIKNLWQGLMTKKGIGSLLILKSLADTKKEKKGKEKGKQKPGKKANTKK, via the exons ATGGTTGAGTCTCAGGAGAGCGTGGATGCCAGCACAAGGGACATTCATTACCCTAAAGATGAACCTGTCTGCTCTGAGGATGACCTTGTTCAGACTGCACAAGAAATAACAGAGAATGAAGCTCCGGACAACGAAGCTCCAGAGAACGAAGCTCTGGAGAACAAAGCTCTGGAGAACAAAGCTCTTCTTCCCCCATACATCACAGACAGGatattttttattgatttgtCCAATAAGCAACTGCAAACCATTTCATCAGAGGTCTTCAGTCTAGAGTGTCTGGAGGAGCTGCACGTAGAAAAGAACCTAATTGTGAGCATCCCCAAAGCCATAAATCGCCTGAGGAACATGAAGGTTCTCTACTTGAATCAGAATCACATACAGGACATATGCGAAGAACTGGGGGAGCTGAAACATCTTCTGAGCTTAGATTTAAGTAACAATCCCCTCTCTTACAGTTCACTGCTGGTTATCAGCAACTTGCAGTCCCTTCGTAAACTCAGGCTCTACAAAACAAACTTGCGGGAAATCCCAGTGCAGATCTGCAACTACCTCCACCATGTTGAACTGCTTGGCCTTTCTGATAACAAACTACAGAGTCTGCCTAAAGAAATAGCGAACCTGACAAAACTCAAGGAAATTTACCTcaaaaaaaatagattcaaaATTTTCCCTGTTGAGGTTTGTCAGATTGCTAACTTAGAAATAATAGATCTGGAAGAAAATCTAATCCGTCTCATCCCACGAGAGGTAGGTTTGTTGACAAACTTAGTTAAgctatttttagcttttaataAGTTATCCTCCATTCCTCCTACACTGCAACACTGCCAGAAGTTGGCTGTGCTGGATCTGTCTTGCAATCTCCTGCGCAAGCTTCCCCAAGGTTTGAAGAAGCTCACAGAAATGATAGATCTCAAATTGTCTGGTAACAGCCTGAAGAAGTTCCCATACCAGACACGCTTCTGGACATCGCTCTCCCGTGTTTATCTGAGGAACACTGGACTGCACAAAGTACCCATCTCCTTCACCAGATTAACCAGTGTCAGGGTACTAGATCTGAGTGAAAATTGCTTTGATGAAATTCCTAAAGGAATATGCACTATGAAAAGCCTGGAAGTATTGGCTCTGGATGACAATCAAATACAGGag ATACCAGTGGAAATACAAGAATTGACAAATTTAAAATGCCTTAGCCTGTCTGAAAACCAGTTCAGTACCTTTCCAATGGAAATCTTTCTCCTGGAATCATTAGAGAGGTTATACCTGGgacaaaataaaggaattaaGTTCACAAGTCTGCCAGGAGACATCATCAAATTGCAG AATCTGAAAGAACTGTATATGGAGAATAACTATCTGGAATACTTGCCCCCAGAGGTCGGCTCATTGACACACTTGAAAATACTTGACTGTCACAACAACCTCCTTAAGGAGCTCCCAGAGTCTGTATGCCAGATACAAG GTTTGCAGAAACTGCTCCTTCAGGACAATCAGCTATCCCAGCTGCCCGAGGATTtggccagcctgcagcagctggaggtggtCCTTGTGAACGGGAACCCTATGAGAGACCCTCCGATCGAAGTGTGCTGTCAGGGGACATCTGCTATCTTGGAGtacttacaggaaaaaaagcataaaaaagccATGGCCCTGAAG ATCAAAAATCTGTGGCAAGGGTTGATGACCAAGAAGGGGATTGGATCTCTGTTGATACTGAAGAGTCTAGCAgacacaaaaaaggaaaagaaaggaaaagagaagggaaaacagaaacctGGGAAAAAGGCAAACACCAAAAAATGA
- the LRRC31 gene encoding leucine-rich repeat-containing protein 31, which translates to MSASPRQPTADRAKQEHSTEAAAGSDIRAEGDTQGCQTKNEEAIPKSSPFDFVIKQFQGKRSSSGKRKEQPSAIKKFFSGFDFGKSEGKDGGETKETEKNNSSAEDQSEKQDLSLDDGPSHPVSEAESPSGEQRFNQFMQKLGKKPDSKNLDLNNCALSAADVTELASLLPFLPELEEISLSWNGCVGGALKALTVQLHHVNLLRVLRLNNCRLTAEDVTSLGEAFEIVPQLEELDLSWNSNIGGKLSLLTKKLPKGCKIKLLKMTDCNLTAKDGESLAEMLTVIPNLEVLDLSINKHIGCSMKVIAQDLKNVPGLKELNLHMCGLKHDSLQGLDAALQHLAELRKLDISCNKEIGGSFKDAAAHLANLKNLEVLDLHQCCVTEEDVTVLSQVIPLLSSLQELNLSSNKNVGVSSVPLLGRLRFLPNLKSVAISNCGLGEESFSSLAEAALHLPELEILDLSWNKCVGGNLKLLLGALKLAREIQVLRLSSCNLVAEDLALLTLLTQDGHLARLRKLDLSYNNSISDEGWMVFCRGLAAFKELSELDVSLRPSSCRDCGTWFSELLAALTKLPALAELGMQRWVLSESQRQQLESFNQDNKRNIRFDC; encoded by the exons ATGTCTGCTTCACCAAGGCAGCCCACAGCAGATCGAGccaagcaggagcacagcacggaagctgctgcaggcagtgacATTCGTGCAGAAG GAGACACTCAGGGCTGCCAGACCAAGAATGAAGAGGCCATCCCAAAGAGCTCCCCGTTTGACTTCGTTATAAAACAGTTCCAAGGGAAGAGATCCTCttctgggaaaaggaaagagcagcCTTCAGCCATCAAAAAATTCTTCAGTGGCTTTGACTTTGGGAAATCTGAAGGCAAGGACGGAGGGGaaaccaaagaaacagaaaaaaacaactccagtGCTGAAGATCAGAGTGAGAAGCAAGATCTCTCTTTAGACG ATGGACCTTCACATCCCGTTTCTGAAGCGGAGTCACCATCTGGTGAGCAGAGATTTAACCAGTTCATGCAGAAACTGGGAAAGAAACCCGACAGCAAGAACCTGGATCTAAACAATTGTGCATTAAGTGCAGCAGATGTAACAGAGCTGG cttctttacTGCCATTTCtcccagagctggaggagaTCAGTCTGTCCTGGAATGGTTGCGTTGGAGGGGCTCTGAAAGCCCTCACTGTGCAGCTCCATCATGTGAACCTGTTACGAGTCCTTCGACTTAACAACTGCAGGCTGACGGCTGAGGATGTCACCTCCTTAG GAGAGGCATTTGAAATTGTTCCTCAACTTGAAGAACTGGATTTATCATGGAACAGTAATATAGGTGGAAAACTATCACTCCTGACAAAAAAACTCCCAAAAGGATGCAAgataaaacttctgaaaatgacAGATTGTAACCTGACAGCAAAGGATGGAGAATCCCTTG ctgaaatgCTAACTGTGATCCCAAACCTTGAAGTATTAGATCTCTCTATCAACAAACACATTGGCTGCAGCATGAAGGTCATTGCTCAGGATCTGAAAAATGTGCCAGGCCTCAAAGAGTTAAACTTGCACATGTGTGGATTAAAGCACGACAGCCTCCAGGGCTTAG atgCTGCCTTACAGCACCTTGCAGAGCTAAGAAAATTAGACATATCATGTAACAAAGAGATTGGTGGTAGCTTCAAAGACGCAGCAGCTCATTTGGCCAACTTGAAAAATCTTGAAGTCCTTGATCTCCACCAGTGCTGTGTAACAGAAGAAGATGTGACTGTTTTGT cCCAGGTGATACCTTTACTCTCCAGTCTTCAAGAGCTGAATTTATCCTCGAATAAAAATGTAGGAGTCTCATCTGTTCCTCTTCTTGGCAGACTCAGATTTTTACCAAATTTGAAATCTGTGGCCATCAGCAATTGTGGTTTAGGTGAAGAGTCCTTTTCATCACTAG CTGAGGCTGCCCTTCACCTTCCTGAACTGGAGATATTAGACCTTTCTTGGAATAAGTGCGTTGGTGGCAACCTAAAGCTGCTTTTGGGAGCACTAAAGCTTGCAAGAGAGATTCAAGTGTTAAGACTGAGCAGCTGTAACTTGGTGGCGGAAGATTTGGCACTTCTAA CGTTGCTGACGCAGGATGGCCATCTAGCCAGACTACGGAAGCTGGATCTGAGTTATAATAACAGCATCTCTGACGAAGGGTGGATGGTTTTCTGTCGCGGCTTAGCAGCATTCAAAGAACTCTCAGAGCTGGATGTCAGCCTTCGCCCCTCGTCCTGCCGTGACTGTGGGACGTGGTTCAGTGAGCTGCTAGCAGCACTGACAAAGCTGCCTGCAttggcagagctggggatgcAAAGATGGGTCCTTTCAGAGTCACAGCGGCAACAACTGGAAAGCTTTAATCAAGACAACAAGAGAAACATTCGTTTTGACTGCTGA